Sequence from the Rhizobium etli 8C-3 genome:
ACTGGTTAAGGTGACATGGCTCGTTCAAACGGTGAAGCAACAGAAAACGCAGTCGAAGCAGTTAGCGGCGGCGAGCGAACGTTTCGCCCTGTAGAAGACTTAAGTATTGGGCAGATCGATCGTGAGCACGGGACGCGAAACGTGGCATTAAACGCGGAAAACGGCATTCCTATCTATCCTGACGTGGGGAGCTATATCCTACACATGACCGGTGTACGCGTAGAATATGCGCCGGTCGATGAGTGGCATATCACGCCAAACGAACTTTCTGCTCAATACGCGCAGGCCACCGAGCTAATCAACGCAGATGCGAGGCGGATAGATCCCTTCACCCGCCACTACCTCCGCCATATGTCGGGTGTGCTTCGCAACTATGCACCCGACCGGCACCAACATATAGGCTCTCCTTCAGGCACCACGGACGAAGCGCGCTCAGAAACGCTAGACTCTGAGATTGCCAGCGAGGAGGTGGTGGTAGTGGATGATGATCATCCTCTGTCTCTCAACGAGCGTCGCCTACTTGCGGGTCATCTTGGTCAAGATGATGGGGCTTCTTCACCCTCCCCACTACAATCAACAGGACCGATTCCAACATACTTTAACTATCCCGAGCTTCGTGACATCGACAATATCTCGACGCCAAGCTTGCATGCTTCCTCTTACACATCAGCAAGCGGCCCGATCAGCCCGATCAGCCCAAGCGACCCGTTCAGCCTTGGCGGGGATAGCTTGGCGGAGGTGGAGCTTGGATCGATGCACGACGATATCGGGATGAGTGGGAGTTCCGATCCCTATCCAGGATCAAGGGAGCCTAGTCGCGGATCCGACCTTTACCGAAGATCGCCAGAGGGAAGCGTCGATTGGGATGCCGGTTCTAGTTCCCAAGGTAGACCAGTACGGCGCAGCATCGAACCTTTTGACAGTCCCGATGATCACGGGCGATCGCTGCAGGCGAGTATCGAACCGAGTGACGACTTCGACCCCTTACGTGCCGGCGAATTGGTAGGGATCGATAAGTCCACGATGCGCTATCTTAGCACGATGACAGGGCTGAGCGCACAACAAGTAAATGACCGACGGAGATACGGAATGTTGTTGGGTGGCAACCAGGAGCATGCGATGTCTGACCGAGGGTATCCCGAAGAGATAGCCCGGGTCGATTTACATACGCAAAAATTCCTTAGAGGTATGACCGGCATAGCGCCTGGCTTCGTCTCACTACGGCTCGAAGCCGAGGCGGCTGAGCGACCCCAGCTGCACGCGAAGCGCAAAAGGGGAAGCTCATCGGATGATGATAATGGAGATGTCAAAAGAAGGAAATTGAACTCTCCCCGCCGCTCTGGGGTAGCAGATTATGTGGGCCAGGAGACTCAATTTAGAGGAAATGCTGCAGAGGGCGGAGCAGAGATTTCGCAGCAGCTCAGTCGCAGCGAGATATCCTCTGCCGTCGCGATTGACCCGGATCAAGCCCAGGCAAGTATCGCAGAACCGTCCGCTAACTGCAGGCGGTACGACCTGAGGCCTAGGCGCAATACCCGTTCCTCCGGAGGGCGGGGTTAAAATCTCTCAACGGTATCGCTCGCCTCTGCCTGACGGAAGGCCTGTCGCTTCCACCGCGTTGCTACACAGCCACCCTTCGCTACGGCCTGAGCCATGAGAGGGGGGGAGGGGCGGGCGCCGCTCCCGATCGTGCCACCGCCCTTGCCAGAAGAGCGGTTGAGCTCCTGGCTGGAGCGGGTCGCCGACGTCTATCCTGTTTCCCTGGATGAGCTGCAAGCGCATGTCGGCTGGGATCGACCCGCGCTGGAGCTGGAGAGGGAACCCGTGCCGCGCGATCTGGAGTACATCGCCGTGGCGACAAGCAATTCGGTGGAACGTCTATTCGCTATGATTTTTCATGCTTTGCCATCGCGCTATCGCAGCCTGCTTCGGTGGAAAGCAGGAGAGATTTGCCCTGCATGCTCGCACGGCATGCAACGACCGCCACGGCTCAGAACCTGGTCGTTCCCGTTTTCCTTTTGGTGTGAGCGACACCGTATGGCGCTGTTCAGCTGCGACACCCGCTGGGTCAGTGTTCTCGGCGATTATTGGGCAGCGCGCAGGGGAGGGGAGATACTCAGTCGATGGGCAATGGAGAAGGATACCGCCGGAATACATGTCGGGTCGGTTTTGTCATTGCTGTTATCGCCGGTACGCAAAGCTTCGCCTGCGGCTCCTTGAGAATTGGGCCAGATTGTCGTTACCGCAACAGCACGAACTCTCGATCCAATCGAAACGCTTCCGACGTCCCGCGTTGACAATCGTGGTGCCGGAATTCGGGGGGCCGCCGTGCCGATCTATGACCAGGAAACCACAGCAGAATCTCATCAATTCCGGTCAGCTGACATACGGCGCGAGAGGTCGCCGCTGCGGGCACGACGCGCGCGGGGCAGGGGATTGGCGACGCCGGTGAGCGCAAAGCCGTCCCGAAGTGACACTTGCGCTGTGGGGAAGCCGTGAAATTTGCGACAACACGCGACAATGACGGCGAAAGGTCTGGTTGCCGCAGGCCTCGACTGCCCCGGAGACGCAGCCCCTTCGGGCTTTCGGGAGCGGGGTGCCTATGGCCACAGATGGTGCCGCCGCGATAGCTGCCGATGAACCTTTGGTTGCTGCGGGTGGGGACGCAGCCGGCGGTGCGCCGCCAAAGCTTTCATCGTTATATTTCTCCATGGGGAACCCATATCCGCCAGCAGGGCCTTAGCAACCGCCGTGTAGCCCGGCAGCCCACAGACAGTTTCCCGCTCGTTGAAATCGCGAGCGAAAGTCCTCACGAGCATCTCGTAGAGCTTGCCTGTCGGTCCGTGCCACGGTCGAGCCGGCGATGCAGCAGCGGGCACGATCGCCAGCTTCAGCTTGCTGGACAGCCGCGCGCTTATATGCAGAAGCTCCTGACGGGAGATGATATCGTCTGGCGTGCGCACATTGGTAATGAACACAACATCGGCGTCCAACCCCGTATCGACCAGCCAGTGAAACATCGAGATCATCGGCGTGATACCGCTGCCTGCCTGCCGGCCCGACGATCGCGCATTTGAATCCCTCCACTATATTGTCGAACAGCCAGTTGGAGATACACCCCATGGAACTGTCTTGACCGTAGTCGACAAGGTGTATCGCCACGACGGCAATGAGGAATTCGGATAGCTTCGCCGCAATACGCCACTCGCCAACGGTATCTCGATACCGATAAACTGGCCTGGATCGGAAAACGAAGCTGTAAGTTTTCGTGTCCGCCGTTTCCCACACAACTGATACACACCGGACATTCATCTTCCCGCCAGTCCAGACCGCTGTCCGCCCTGGCGACACGGCCGTCACCGGTCAAATTCCCGCAGTCGCGGTACGGTCGGGGGCCGGCAGTATTCGAGTCACCACGGGAGCAATTGGGGGACTCAGAATGCCTTTCAGACGTTGGCATGGATCGTAACTTGTAAGCCTTGTCGAGGAAATTGCAGGCGTTTAGGTCTTACAATTGAAATCTCATCGTCTTGCCTGGGAGACGCCCTTTGGCGGTGCTTAGTAGTAGCCCTAGCAATTTTCACAGTCATACGTTGAGGTTATCGATTCTGTGGGGTTTTTACGCTTCGTGCGCATGATCATCATTCGTTTACGTTATCGCGCCATGCGCCGCATGAACGTTGCCGCACATCGGGTCACTCCATAACCTCCCAGCTGTCTCCCTGCAGTCAAATCTGCGCATGTTTAAGGAGTTAGCCATGAAGAACATCCTTGTTGTTGACGATGACAGCTCGATGAGAAATTTGCTGGTCGACTATCTCTCGCAGAATGCTTTCCAAGCGAAAGCGGTTGAAAACAGCCGCCAGCTGACGCGGCAGATGTCGGCGGAAGAAGCCGATCTGGTCATCGTCGATCTGAACCTTGGCCAGGAGGACGGTCTGCAGATCGTGCGTAACCTCAGCAGCAAATCGGATATTCCCATCATCATCATCAGTGGCGATCGCCTTGACGAAACGGACAAGGTGATCGGTTTCGAGCTCGGTGCTAGCGACTACATCACCAAGCCTTTCGGCCTTACGGAGTTTTTGGCTCGCGTCAAGGTCGCGATGCGCGAGAAGCCCGAGCGGAAGGGATCCGCACCCAACAAGATCTTCACGTTCGACGGCTGGCGCGTGAACACGCGGCATCGTCGCCTGACCGATCCGTCCGGCGAAAACATCAAGCTGACGGCCGGCGAATTCAATCTGCTGATGGCATTCCTCAACGCGCCGCGGCAGATCCTCTCGCGCGAGCAGCTGCTTCTGGCGACGCGCATCTATGACCAGGAGATCTATGATCGGAGCGTCGATGTGTTGATCCTGCGGTTGAGACGCAAGCTGGAACAGAGCGTATCCAGCCCGAAATACATTCGCACGGAACGCGGCGCCGGTTATATTTTCGATGCCGATGTCAATGTCGAAGGGGCGCGGGTGCGGCTACAATGAAGCCGTCCCGCCGTTCCCTTGCTGTGGCGATGGGACTGTGTTTTGCTCTGTCTGAACCTTCGCTTGGTTTTGATCGCAACGAACCCGTTGCGCCGTTGCCTGAAATCGATCGTCTCGATGCGGGCAAAGTGGCACTTGGACAGAGCCTGTTCTTCGACCCCATACTCTCATCCGACAACCAAATGTCATGCGCCAGCTGCCATGATCCGGCGGCTGGTGGCACGATGCGGACGCCTCGGCCCACTGGGAAGGTGGACGGCAAACCCCTGTTCAATGTGCCGACAATCTTCAACGTGGCCAACAATCACATGTTTGGATGGCGCGGTACCATCAGGTCGTTAACGAACAGTACGAGAAAGTGCTGCTCGATCCCAACCTCATGGGGGCCAAATGGGATGCTTTCCTACCAAAGCTTGATGGCTCGAAGGCCTACAAGGAAGCATTGGCATCGGGTGACATCGTCGTGACGGACAATTTGCCAGCCCCACAAGATCGCCGGCGTTCGGGATACAATCGAGCGGTGCGGTCCAGACTTCAACCCCATCGAAATCGCTTTCTCGAACTCAAGGCGCTTCTGCGAGCCAAGGCCGGGCGAACTATCAAAGCTTTGTGGGGCGAGTCGCCACCGTTCTCGACCAGTCCTCGCCAGCCGAATATGCCAACTACTTCAAGGCC
This genomic interval carries:
- a CDS encoding cytochrome c peroxidase; the encoded protein is MSCASCHDPAAGGTMRTPRPTGKVDGKPLFNVPTIFNVANNHMFGWRGTIRSLTNSTRKCCSIPTSWGPNGMLSYQSLMARRPTRKHWHRVTSS
- a CDS encoding response regulator, translating into MKNILVVDDDSSMRNLLVDYLSQNAFQAKAVENSRQLTRQMSAEEADLVIVDLNLGQEDGLQIVRNLSSKSDIPIIIISGDRLDETDKVIGFELGASDYITKPFGLTEFLARVKVAMREKPERKGSAPNKIFTFDGWRVNTRHRRLTDPSGENIKLTAGEFNLLMAFLNAPRQILSREQLLLATRIYDQEIYDRSVDVLILRLRRKLEQSVSSPKYIRTERGAGYIFDADVNVEGARVRLQ
- a CDS encoding TniQ family protein, with the protein product MRGGEGRAPLPIVPPPLPEERLSSWLERVADVYPVSLDELQAHVGWDRPALELEREPVPRDLEYIAVATSNSVERLFAMIFHALPSRYRSLLRWKAGEICPACSHGMQRPPRLRTWSFPFSFWCERHRMALFSCDTRWVSVLGDYWAARRGGEILSRWAMEKDTAGIHVGSVLSLLLSPVRKASPAAP